From the Chloroflexus aurantiacus J-10-fl genome, one window contains:
- a CDS encoding bifunctional RecB family nuclease/DEAD/DEAH box helicase, translated as MDELLRPIALDPVQPQAIAPTDLAQYLRLDQCQRYLRLRLHERRKELYWLPKYGLSIQSIPPMLTIAGRLFEQEIEEQIQQHFPLTIHCARRRQQGDPDFTKPDHNHIVLNTLQQCSADTAHVLFQPRLAAQLANWSLSGDVDILVVRRDSNGALRILIVDAKSSATAKIEHRLQLACYQRLIEEVVQRAGLAEVVIELGVLYRGELVNTMRSPADQRRIELERQQAAQLLGVQTACLELVDPAPYLAEIETLLHGPNAILDTIATVPFAAVPFHLTTKCDGCLYNEICMRWAATHDDLSLIPTLTVAEKSALQANQINTVPQLALLKEVADDGETLYTPPTHHAKVRDLVRHPVLAPRLNELIYRARAFRRWKGDQIKAPTRLPYRGYGSLPAVSPDLHANLVAIYLDTLYDHTQGMIVMLAALVVGHRNGERHQSRYVVNLPTQRPQTLADEERLLTEWINELLQAIVAVADPDTQVPIHLIVPDTFSLQTLLDGLARHPDVIGATALYDLAAQSAGFEAPMVTVLVNERRRFLNDPLAYDSLARLARIEGFDWGECRRKFYRRVFDDLSNDKEIGWYTRRIRFNNQIPLEYAYAAWQALPPPPDRGEDDLVDYRDVKYEQLLAFINKRLEAFAHLAARLPANHRTTKPPFDLTCITRYTRRSPSLADALAEFLLIERYVALVTWGQQHLPPPEQRVLAGVSLLVRYEADDQDPALLAVLAENERRQALKAELTGQRKRARLNDEQRQTVEPLPIPDVPLRLRIVLDDVECDLETALRLTGLSPGDKVILAPRWSVDERLPADQQQPFTTTARQLLYQSRATLIELDPNGFVVLQPNRRYSNGDRRFTFPAKWEWPTTGTLYTIESDPNDIYGQRCMEIVNELRGGASNALYQRLAVPASVTCQIPPAALAGHARFVAGLQALADAHELHTFDTYQMSYIAGYGDAPTLVVQGPPGTGKSYTSAFALLARMQGLLAADLPCRVLLSCKTHAATDVLLRKIADVQAMLAGIQQRQPALFAAYFDERILKAPLFRVRPKIDSDLPETVQIVDEADIIASTPFCFVAATPFAISSLLKQQQRYHTDPFADILVLDEASQMNLAEACMAAIALHKHGRLIVVGDHRQMPPIVQHEWRSERRRTFQAYRVYSSLFETLLLLDPAPPIVRLTESFRVHQDIAEFLRRAIYEQDGIHYFSQRTSRLSEVAIADDFLAAVLNPAHPLTVIVHDEAQSQDINPFEAELICPLIETLVGQLQLDATNGIGVVVPHRAQRLTLRERLPTLMSDLFVEHEGATVDTVERFQGDERDVIIVSATESDPDYLRTTSGFLLDPRRLNVALSRARKKLILIAARTVFQLFATDEEVFQHAQLWKRLLRDTCRVPLWQGERHGVRVEVWGNHSSAPS; from the coding sequence ATGGATGAACTGCTTCGCCCCATCGCCCTCGATCCGGTGCAACCCCAGGCGATTGCGCCCACCGACCTCGCGCAGTATCTGCGTCTCGATCAGTGTCAGCGCTATCTGCGTCTCCGTCTCCACGAGCGGCGCAAAGAGCTATACTGGCTGCCAAAATACGGCCTGTCAATACAATCTATTCCACCAATGCTCACCATTGCCGGACGGCTGTTCGAGCAGGAGATTGAAGAACAGATACAGCAGCACTTCCCGCTCACCATCCACTGCGCCCGGCGCCGTCAGCAGGGTGATCCTGATTTTACCAAACCTGACCACAATCACATTGTGCTGAATACACTTCAGCAATGCAGCGCCGACACCGCGCACGTACTCTTTCAACCGCGGCTGGCCGCGCAACTCGCCAACTGGTCGCTTAGCGGTGATGTTGATATTCTGGTGGTACGACGTGACAGCAACGGAGCGTTACGTATCCTGATTGTCGATGCCAAAAGCTCGGCGACGGCGAAGATCGAGCATCGTCTGCAACTGGCGTGTTATCAGCGTCTGATCGAGGAGGTTGTACAGCGAGCAGGTCTTGCGGAAGTTGTTATTGAACTCGGTGTGCTCTATCGCGGCGAACTCGTGAACACGATGCGGTCACCGGCAGATCAGCGTCGCATCGAACTTGAACGTCAACAGGCAGCACAATTACTCGGCGTGCAGACCGCTTGCCTGGAACTGGTTGATCCAGCTCCCTACCTGGCCGAGATCGAAACGCTGCTGCATGGCCCGAATGCGATTCTCGATACGATTGCGACTGTTCCCTTCGCCGCCGTGCCCTTCCACCTGACCACCAAATGCGATGGCTGCCTCTACAATGAAATCTGTATGCGGTGGGCAGCAACCCACGACGACCTTTCACTCATTCCAACCCTGACCGTAGCCGAAAAATCGGCGCTCCAGGCCAACCAGATCAACACCGTACCGCAACTCGCTCTGCTGAAAGAGGTGGCTGACGATGGTGAAACGCTGTACACACCGCCCACCCATCATGCAAAGGTGCGTGATCTGGTACGACACCCTGTGCTGGCTCCCCGCCTGAACGAGCTGATCTATCGCGCTCGTGCTTTTCGCCGCTGGAAAGGTGATCAGATCAAAGCCCCTACCCGGCTACCGTACCGCGGATACGGATCATTGCCCGCCGTCAGCCCTGATCTGCACGCCAATCTGGTCGCGATTTATCTTGATACCCTGTACGATCACACGCAAGGCATGATCGTCATGCTCGCTGCGCTGGTCGTCGGCCACCGCAACGGCGAGCGTCACCAGAGTCGCTACGTCGTCAATCTGCCCACGCAACGGCCACAAACCCTGGCCGATGAGGAGCGCTTACTGACCGAATGGATCAATGAGTTATTACAGGCAATTGTCGCTGTCGCCGATCCTGATACGCAGGTTCCCATTCATCTGATCGTGCCCGACACATTCAGCCTGCAAACCCTGCTCGATGGGCTGGCCCGCCATCCAGATGTCATCGGCGCCACCGCACTTTACGATCTGGCGGCGCAGAGTGCCGGCTTTGAAGCCCCAATGGTGACAGTGCTGGTGAATGAGCGCCGTCGCTTCCTCAACGACCCGCTGGCTTACGACTCACTGGCCCGCCTGGCCCGCATCGAAGGGTTTGATTGGGGTGAATGCCGACGCAAATTTTACCGGCGCGTCTTTGATGATCTGAGTAACGACAAAGAGATTGGCTGGTATACGCGACGGATTCGCTTCAACAATCAGATTCCGCTAGAGTACGCCTACGCAGCCTGGCAGGCATTACCACCACCACCGGATCGGGGCGAAGATGATCTGGTCGACTACCGTGACGTCAAGTACGAACAACTGCTTGCATTCATCAACAAGCGGCTTGAAGCCTTCGCACACCTGGCTGCCCGCTTACCGGCCAATCACCGCACGACCAAACCGCCATTTGATCTGACCTGTATTACCCGTTACACCCGCCGCTCACCATCACTGGCCGATGCCCTGGCCGAGTTTCTGTTGATCGAGCGTTACGTCGCCCTGGTCACGTGGGGACAACAACACCTGCCGCCGCCAGAGCAACGGGTGTTGGCCGGCGTCAGCCTGCTTGTACGCTACGAAGCGGATGACCAGGACCCGGCTCTGCTGGCAGTACTGGCCGAAAACGAACGTCGCCAGGCGTTGAAGGCAGAACTAACCGGCCAGCGTAAACGGGCGCGGCTCAACGACGAACAACGCCAGACGGTTGAGCCACTACCGATCCCGGATGTGCCGTTGCGGTTACGCATTGTCCTCGATGACGTTGAGTGCGACCTGGAGACAGCGTTGCGGCTGACCGGCTTATCACCGGGCGACAAAGTGATTCTGGCTCCACGCTGGAGTGTTGATGAACGCCTGCCCGCCGATCAGCAGCAACCATTCACGACCACAGCCCGTCAACTCTTGTACCAGTCGCGGGCAACCCTGATCGAACTCGATCCGAATGGATTCGTCGTGCTCCAACCCAACCGGCGCTACAGCAACGGCGACCGTCGCTTCACCTTCCCTGCAAAATGGGAATGGCCCACAACCGGCACACTCTACACCATTGAAAGTGATCCCAACGACATATACGGTCAACGCTGTATGGAGATCGTCAACGAGCTGCGGGGCGGCGCAAGCAACGCACTGTACCAGCGCCTTGCCGTTCCAGCCTCGGTGACGTGTCAGATACCACCGGCAGCGCTAGCAGGTCACGCCCGCTTTGTCGCAGGGCTTCAGGCCCTGGCCGACGCCCACGAACTCCACACCTTCGACACATACCAGATGAGCTACATTGCCGGTTATGGCGATGCGCCTACCCTGGTTGTGCAGGGACCACCCGGCACCGGTAAAAGCTACACCTCAGCATTTGCGCTACTGGCACGCATGCAGGGTTTACTGGCTGCCGACCTGCCATGTCGTGTCCTGCTCAGTTGCAAAACCCACGCCGCCACCGATGTCCTGTTGCGCAAGATTGCCGACGTTCAGGCCATGCTGGCCGGTATCCAGCAACGGCAACCTGCCCTGTTTGCCGCCTATTTCGACGAGCGCATTCTCAAGGCACCACTCTTCCGGGTACGCCCCAAAATCGACAGCGATCTGCCGGAAACAGTGCAGATCGTCGACGAGGCAGACATCATCGCCAGCACACCATTCTGCTTCGTAGCAGCGACACCCTTCGCAATCAGCTCATTGCTGAAACAGCAGCAACGCTACCACACCGATCCCTTTGCCGACATCCTTGTCCTCGATGAAGCCTCGCAGATGAACCTGGCTGAAGCCTGTATGGCGGCAATCGCCCTCCATAAACACGGTCGCCTGATCGTGGTCGGCGATCATCGTCAGATGCCACCGATTGTTCAGCACGAATGGCGCAGCGAGCGCCGTCGCACCTTCCAGGCTTACCGGGTCTACAGCTCGCTTTTCGAGACCCTCTTGCTGCTCGATCCAGCACCCCCCATAGTACGGCTGACCGAGAGCTTCCGCGTCCATCAGGATATTGCCGAATTCCTCCGGCGTGCCATCTACGAACAAGACGGCATCCATTACTTCTCGCAGCGAACCTCACGGCTTAGCGAGGTCGCCATCGCCGACGACTTTCTGGCCGCCGTACTCAATCCCGCTCACCCGCTGACCGTCATCGTCCACGATGAAGCGCAAAGCCAGGACATCAATCCCTTCGAGGCCGAACTCATTTGTCCACTGATTGAGACCCTGGTCGGGCAATTGCAGTTAGACGCAACGAATGGTATCGGGGTTGTGGTGCCTCATCGGGCACAGCGGCTGACCTTGCGCGAACGTCTGCCCACGCTGATGAGCGATCTTTTCGTTGAACACGAGGGAGCAACAGTCGATACCGTCGAGCGGTTTCAGGGCGATGAACGCGATGTGATTATCGTATCGGCTACCGAGAGCGATCCAGACTATCTACGCACAACCAGCGGCTTTCTCCTCGATCCGCGGCGGCTCAATGTTGCGCTCAGCCGCGCCCGCAAAAAACTGATCCTGATTGCGGCCCGCACCGTTTTCCAGCTCTTCGCCACCGACGAAGAGGTCTTCCAACACGCGCAACTCTGGAAGCGCCTCCTCCGCGACACCTGTCGCGTGCCGTTATGGCAGGGGGAGCGGCACGGAGTCAGGGTAGAGGTATGGGGGAATCATTCATCAGCCCCCTCATGA
- a CDS encoding sensor histidine kinase, giving the protein MAEWAGGQGTQEQAVDKGPVTTDRPRPDRISPMNTARRLLRYLGHQRLPHVVVQIGCEILGAQRGALYLLDQNQEVTLIAQYPDDKDVQVPDDLDEARLSWHTLHDFLPQLVDCAHDHEARFHYCSGGDCWLTLSIPLQWEGQNIAVVQLSYKPDVTIDQTSMLGLVYEYAELAALTLVQHWRCIHPAHSSGTQAVPPSSLTNDYSFSSGVSLALAVSEAERARIARDLHDGARSAILGVQLHLEALRLACMQGDSLAIQDHLARGRAALDAIEQELSHIVRDLYPPQVGEADFPTVLVNLSERWSAATRIPVEYAFAPNIPVLETAQVIALYRIVQEALANCNRHAQASRVTISLACADDTLLLTVADNGRGGANLRGGGIGLLSMAQRAHAIGASFHIDSPPDQGTRIEVKLPLRRREPDVHVCSGDCHEGADE; this is encoded by the coding sequence ATGGCAGAATGGGCAGGTGGACAGGGAACGCAGGAACAAGCGGTTGACAAAGGCCCGGTAACAACTGACCGCCCCCGTCCTGATCGCATATCGCCGATGAATACAGCGCGTCGGCTTCTGCGTTATCTCGGTCATCAGCGCTTACCCCATGTTGTCGTACAGATTGGTTGCGAGATACTGGGTGCGCAGCGGGGTGCCTTGTACCTGCTCGACCAGAACCAGGAGGTTACGCTGATTGCTCAGTACCCTGACGACAAAGATGTGCAGGTTCCTGATGATCTCGATGAAGCACGGTTATCATGGCACACGTTGCATGATTTTCTGCCGCAACTGGTGGATTGTGCTCACGACCACGAAGCACGGTTTCATTACTGCTCTGGCGGCGATTGCTGGCTCACGCTGAGTATTCCTTTGCAGTGGGAAGGGCAAAATATCGCGGTTGTGCAACTGTCTTACAAACCAGACGTGACGATTGATCAAACCAGTATGCTGGGGCTGGTTTACGAATACGCTGAGCTGGCAGCGCTGACCCTGGTACAGCATTGGCGTTGTATCCATCCTGCGCACAGCAGTGGTACCCAGGCCGTTCCCCCTTCGTCGTTGACTAATGATTACTCATTCTCGTCGGGTGTATCGCTGGCGCTGGCGGTCAGCGAAGCCGAGCGGGCCAGGATCGCTCGTGATTTACACGACGGTGCCCGTTCGGCGATCCTGGGGGTGCAGTTGCACCTGGAAGCGCTGCGCCTGGCCTGCATGCAAGGTGACTCCCTGGCAATCCAGGATCATCTTGCCCGTGGGCGGGCGGCGCTTGATGCTATCGAACAGGAACTATCACATATTGTGCGTGACCTGTATCCACCACAAGTTGGTGAAGCGGATTTTCCAACTGTCCTGGTTAATCTCAGTGAACGCTGGTCGGCGGCAACGCGGATTCCGGTGGAGTATGCGTTTGCTCCCAACATACCTGTGCTCGAAACGGCCCAGGTGATTGCGCTGTACCGGATTGTGCAGGAAGCGCTGGCTAATTGTAACCGTCATGCTCAGGCATCACGGGTTACCATTAGTCTGGCCTGCGCCGACGATACGTTGCTGTTAACGGTAGCCGATAACGGTCGTGGTGGTGCCAATCTGCGTGGTGGCGGGATTGGCCTCTTGAGTATGGCTCAGCGTGCTCACGCAATTGGGGCCAGTTTTCATATCGACTCACCGCCTGATCAGGGCACCCGGATTGAGGTGAAATTGCCACTCAGGCGTCGCGAACCGGATGTGCATGTATGCAGTGGTGATTGTCATGAGGGGGCTGATGAATGA